A section of the Trachemys scripta elegans isolate TJP31775 chromosome 10, CAS_Tse_1.0, whole genome shotgun sequence genome encodes:
- the SLC24A1 gene encoding sodium/potassium/calcium exchanger 1 produces MQFGDQEKSPLTPGTLIRFVSIREMHLPLRRRLQRNRVLFLLAMVLAFSIYQLLRGPKIRSAPWTASQPEDQVKVTTRDLSSNKAVAVDNGTTASKIRHCVYVDPTPTISITSSANATPSLGSVNLTHLDEEGSYPTPPSHGEYPEDLFSLEERRKGWVILHIFGMMYVFVALAIVCDEYFVPALDVITEKLQISDDVAGATFMAAGGSAPELFTSLIGVFISHSNVGIGTIVGSAVFNILFVIGTCALFSREILHLTWWPLFRDVSFYILDLLMLILFFLDSFIVWWESILLLSAYILYVLTMKWNVHLEQWVKEQVNKTRNPMKVAASEDTKKQGNGSVARDGAKHSDDSKRLELMPSLPQGGSSASLHNSHMRTTIFQLMIRTLDPLAEENKAEAELATTVQVTPASDSNLSVVEDEHNVDTPPGGQLSLDIEGSSSEEEEDCDEESEDEDEEEENDEPLSLEWPETRRKQALYLFLLPVVFPLWLTVPDVRNPRSRNFFAITFLGAIIWIAAFSYLMVWWAHQVGETIGISEEIMGLTILAAGTSIPDLITSVIVARKGLGDMAVSSSVGSNIFDITVGLPVPWFLYSVFNGLSSVAVSSNGLFCAIVLLFLMLLFVIISIALSKWKMNKLLGLTMFALYFVFLIISVMLEERIISCPISV; encoded by the exons ATGCAGTTTGGTGACCAGGAGAAGTCTCCATTGACTCCAGGAACATTGATCAGATTCGTGAGCATTCGGGAAATGCATTTACCACTGAGGAGAAGGCTTCAGAGGAATCGGGTTCTTTTTCTATTGGCCATGGTGTTGGCTTTTTCCATCTATCAGCTTCTCCGTGGCCCTAAAATTCGTTCAGCACCTTGGACAGCATCTCAGCCTGAGGACCAAGTGAAAGTGACCACCAGGGATCTTTCCAGCAACAAAGCCGTTGCAGTGGACAATGGAACAACAGCATCCAAGATAAGGCATTGTGTATATGTGGACCCTACGCCAACCATATCCATCACATCATCAGCGAATGCAACCCCATCCCTAGGAAGTGTCAATCTGACCCACCTGGATGAAGAGGGAAGTTACCCAACACCCCCCTCCCATGGAGAATACCCTGAAGACCTTTTTAGCTTGGAGGAGCGCAGGAAAGGGTGGGTCATACTTCACATCTTTGGCATGATGTATGTGTTTGTGGCCTTGGCCATAGTATGTGATGAATATTTTGTCCCCGCATTGGATGTAATCACGGAGAAGTTGCAGATCTCCGATGATGTGGCAGGGGCCACCTTCATGGCAGCAGGCGGATCAGCACCAGAACTCTTCACCTCTCTCATAGGTGTCTTCATCTCACACAGCAACGTGGGCATTGGCACCATTGTAGGCTCAGCAGTGTTTAATATTCTTTTTGTCATTGGCACCTGTGCCCTTTTCTCGAGGGAGATACTCCACCTGACCTGGTGGCCCTTGTTTAGAGACGTCTCGTTCTACATTCTAGACTTACTGATGCTCATCCTGTTTTTCTTAGACAGCTTCATTGTTTGGTGGGAAAGCATCCTTTTGTTGAGTGCCTACATCCTCTATGTGCTCACCATGAAATGGAACGTTCACTTAGAACAATGGGTGAAGGAACAGGTGAACAAGACAAGAAATCCCATGAAGGTAGCCGCTTCTGAAGACACAAAGAAG CAAGGCAATGGGTCAGTTGCAAGGGATGGAGCAAAGCACTCAGACGACAGCAAGAGACTGGAG CTCATGCCATCCTTACCGCAAGGAGGCAGCTCGGCCTCTCTGCACAACAGCCACATGCGCACCACCATCTTCCAGCTCATGATCCGCACCCTGGACCCCCTGGCCGAAG AGAACAAAGCGGAAGCAGAATTAGCAACCACCGTTCAAGTAACGCCTGCCAGCGACTCCAACCTCAGCGTGGTGGAGGATGAACACAATGTGGACACACCGCCTGGCGGGCAG CTCTCTCTGGATATAGAAGGCAGCAgctctgaggaggaggaagattgtGATGAGGAGAGTGAGGatgaagatgaggaggaagaaaatgaCGAGCCGTTATCCCTCGAATGGCCAGAGACCCGGAGAAAACAAGCTCTTTACCTTTTCCTCCTGCCCGTGGTGTTCCCTCTCTGGCTCACTGTGCCCGACGTTAGGAACCCA AGGTCTAGAAACTTCTTTGCCATCACATTTCTAGGAGCCATCATCTGGATTGCAGCATTTTCCTACCTCATGGTGTGGTGGGCACATCAG GTTGGAGAAACAATTGGGATTTCGGAGGAAATTATGGGTTTAACAATCCTGGCAGCAGGGACTTCAATCCCTGACCTCATCACAAGCGTTATTGTTGCACGTAAAGGCCTGGGTGACATGGCTGTCTCCAGCTCTGTGGGCAGCAACATCTTTGACATCACTGTTGG CTTGCCAGTTCCTTGGTTCCTTTATTCGGTCttcaatggactcagctcagttgCTGTCAGTAGTAATGGTTTGTTTTGTGCAATTGTTCTGCTTTTTCTCATGCTCTTGTTTGTGATCATCTCAATTGCGCTCTCTAAATGGAAAATGAACAAACTATTAGGGCTCACCATGTTTGCTCTTTACTTTGTATTTTTGATCATCAGTGTGATGCTAGAAGAGAGAATCATATCCTGCCCAATATCTGTCTGA